A genomic stretch from Bacillus sp. E(2018) includes:
- the hflX gene encoding GTPase HflX: MNKNNDSVHEKAILVGCQLPRQNDERFFYSMEELKSLTKTAQGTVCAVVTQKRDRYDSATFIGKGKVEEIITLEEELEADIIIFNSELSPSQVRNLSSHFNARVIDRTQLILDIFAQRAKTREGKLQVELAQLEYLLPRLSGIGASLSRLGGGIGTRGPGETKLEKDRRHIRFRIHELKTQINSVVSHRERYRERRKHQGAFQAALVGYTNAGKSTIFNKLTEADSYEEDQLFATLDPLTRKVKLKSGFQMLLTDTVGFIQDLPTSLIAAFRSTLEEAAEANLLIHVIDGSSEDRNQHEQTVKRILNDLKASHIPMLTVYNKKDQFGEDFIPESPSISISALENNDISLLLETIEKEVMKQMTFYEVKVPAHDGKLLSQLRGETILITQEFNKEELVYECKGYALSSSSIPSISNKGE, encoded by the coding sequence TTGAACAAAAACAATGATTCAGTTCATGAAAAAGCGATACTCGTCGGATGTCAGCTTCCACGGCAGAACGACGAGCGTTTTTTTTATTCAATGGAAGAACTAAAATCTTTAACAAAAACGGCTCAAGGAACTGTTTGTGCGGTTGTTACGCAAAAAAGGGACCGTTATGATTCAGCTACATTTATCGGAAAAGGTAAAGTTGAAGAGATCATTACACTAGAAGAAGAGCTTGAGGCAGATATCATTATTTTTAACAGTGAGTTATCTCCTTCTCAAGTTCGTAACTTATCGTCTCATTTCAACGCAAGAGTCATTGATCGTACACAGCTCATATTAGACATCTTTGCACAACGTGCGAAGACTAGGGAAGGGAAATTGCAAGTAGAACTTGCTCAATTAGAATACTTACTGCCTCGTTTATCAGGTATAGGTGCTAGTCTTTCAAGGTTAGGTGGTGGGATAGGAACTCGTGGTCCTGGTGAGACCAAACTCGAAAAAGATAGACGTCATATTCGCTTTCGCATACACGAACTAAAAACACAGATCAATTCAGTCGTAAGCCATAGAGAAAGATATCGAGAAAGACGCAAACACCAAGGTGCTTTTCAAGCAGCTCTTGTTGGTTATACGAACGCAGGAAAGTCAACGATCTTTAACAAACTAACAGAAGCTGATAGTTACGAAGAAGATCAATTATTTGCAACGCTTGACCCGTTAACTCGAAAAGTTAAACTGAAGAGTGGGTTTCAGATGCTGTTAACGGATACGGTAGGCTTTATTCAAGATCTTCCTACATCGTTGATCGCAGCCTTTAGATCTACACTAGAAGAAGCAGCTGAAGCTAATCTTCTTATCCATGTGATCGACGGTTCTAGTGAGGATCGTAACCAACATGAACAAACGGTCAAACGTATTTTAAATGATCTAAAGGCATCTCATATTCCGATGCTCACTGTTTATAATAAAAAAGATCAGTTTGGTGAAGATTTTATCCCTGAGAGTCCATCCATATCGATTTCTGCGTTAGAGAATAATGATATTTCCTTATTACTTGAAACGATTGAAAAAGAAGTGATGAAACAGATGACTTTTTATGAGGTAAAAGTTCCGGCACATGACGGTAAGCTTCTATCACAACTTCGTGGAGAAACGATACTTATCACACAAGAATTCAATAAAGAAGAATTGGTCTATGAATGCAAGGGATACGCGTTATCTTCCTCTTCCATTCCGTCCATCAGCAACAAAGGAGAATAA
- the spoVK gene encoding stage V sporulation protein K produces the protein MNEPIAIKKQRQINIVLNQANEKSKIDDGAALAGKKEKTIEKHQPLIKMEKDLNRLVGMEDLKFHVKEIYAWLHINKCRQELGLKAEKQALHMLFKGNPGTGKTTVARKLGTLFHEMKVLSKGHLIEAERADLVGEYIGHTAQKTRELLKKASGGILFIDEAYSLGRGGEKDFGKEAIDTLVKAMEDQQHDFILILAGYPKEMDRFLKLNPGLPSRFPLVISFPDYSVEELMDIAKRMITEREYVLTRDCEWKLKSHIERIKQSNPSSFSNGRYIRNMVEKAVRRQSVRLLNESNQDRRTLMTIQSDDLVLEERDSI, from the coding sequence TTGAATGAACCTATTGCGATTAAAAAGCAAAGGCAGATCAATATCGTCTTAAATCAAGCGAATGAAAAATCAAAGATCGATGACGGAGCAGCACTTGCAGGAAAAAAAGAAAAAACAATTGAAAAGCACCAACCTCTTATCAAGATGGAAAAAGATTTGAACCGCTTAGTCGGAATGGAAGACTTAAAATTTCATGTTAAAGAGATCTATGCATGGCTTCATATTAATAAATGCCGTCAAGAGTTAGGGTTAAAAGCTGAAAAGCAAGCTCTTCACATGTTATTTAAAGGTAACCCAGGCACCGGAAAGACGACCGTAGCAAGAAAATTAGGGACTTTGTTTCATGAGATGAAAGTCCTCTCGAAAGGCCATCTTATCGAAGCCGAGCGGGCAGATCTAGTTGGAGAATATATTGGGCATACCGCTCAAAAAACACGCGAGCTCTTAAAGAAAGCTAGCGGGGGGATATTGTTCATTGACGAAGCGTATTCACTAGGCCGTGGTGGAGAGAAAGACTTTGGTAAAGAGGCGATCGATACGCTCGTAAAAGCTATGGAAGATCAACAGCATGATTTCATCCTGATTTTGGCTGGATACCCAAAAGAAATGGATCGGTTTTTAAAACTTAACCCGGGTTTACCTTCTAGATTTCCACTTGTTATTTCTTTCCCTGATTATTCGGTAGAAGAACTAATGGATATTGCAAAGAGAATGATCACAGAAAGAGAATACGTGTTAACAAGAGATTGTGAATGGAAGCTAAAAAGTCACATCGAACGGATAAAACAAAGCAATCCAAGTTCGTTTTCGAACGGAAGATACATTCGGAATATGGTTGAAAAAGCGGTCAGAAGACAATCAGTCAGGCTCTTGAACGAAAGCAATCAAGATAGAAGAACATTGATGACAATTCAAAGTGATGACCTAGTGCTAGAAGAACGGGATTCGATTTGA
- a CDS encoding YitT family protein gives MNIKLQKSLFILVGLFLTAIGIKLLNIHTLTFGGTAGIATLVSFMTNWTWGILFLIVNLPFFILSIKKLGWNFSLLTFLCIILISAISDLMDYLTLPLFSPIAAAIVAGSLIGIGVSFVLNSGASLGGIHILALYLEQKSNINRGISLFVTDFMIVSSAIVMFGFRNALISIIAITVASFLTGKLKSTIKDSAVEYQTSDSESLQNS, from the coding sequence ATGAATATTAAATTACAGAAAAGCTTGTTCATACTAGTCGGATTGTTTTTAACAGCGATTGGTATAAAATTATTAAACATACACACGTTAACGTTTGGCGGTACAGCAGGGATCGCTACACTCGTTTCATTCATGACGAATTGGACATGGGGCATTCTATTCTTAATCGTCAACTTACCCTTCTTTATTCTATCGATAAAAAAACTGGGGTGGAATTTCTCACTTCTAACGTTCCTTTGCATCATACTCATCTCTGCCATCTCAGATTTAATGGATTATCTTACTCTTCCTCTATTCTCGCCGATCGCTGCTGCGATCGTTGCCGGAAGTCTGATAGGCATAGGTGTTAGTTTTGTATTAAATTCCGGGGCTTCATTAGGTGGCATTCACATTCTTGCTCTATATTTAGAACAAAAATCTAATATTAATCGAGGAATATCCTTGTTTGTTACAGATTTTATGATTGTATCATCTGCTATAGTCATGTTTGGATTTAGAAATGCGTTAATTTCAATCATCGCAATTACTGTTGCTTCCTTCTTAACAGGAAAATTAAAAAGCACAATCAAAGATTCGGCAGTCGAGTATCAAACTTCAGATTCAGAATCGCTTCAAAACAGCTAA
- a CDS encoding YhcN/YlaJ family sporulation lipoprotein: MWKLGMLVLSSVLFLTACSGKTGSGDETLDTEQVKYDTSERKPNTQIDSPLVVEKSDEVHQSKDLVQLAEKVNGVDKAYVIVSGIYTLVGIVPDKPVSPGEENDQLRKAVYNGLKGNAHGRNAAITTDPDKIEQIKRLGNTASHSKHDSKSGVYNELGILIGKIKPLKGQLKSTERQDMHEEMNHNRDDLYE; the protein is encoded by the coding sequence ATGTGGAAATTAGGAATGCTCGTTCTATCTTCGGTTCTTTTCTTAACTGCATGTTCAGGCAAAACCGGTTCGGGAGATGAAACCCTGGATACGGAGCAAGTAAAGTATGATACATCAGAACGAAAACCGAATACACAGATAGATTCACCGCTAGTTGTAGAAAAGTCTGATGAAGTTCATCAATCAAAAGATCTTGTTCAGCTTGCTGAAAAAGTAAACGGAGTGGATAAGGCGTATGTGATTGTAAGTGGTATTTATACACTAGTTGGGATCGTTCCTGATAAGCCTGTTTCACCGGGTGAAGAAAACGACCAGCTGCGCAAAGCGGTTTATAACGGTTTAAAAGGAAATGCACATGGTAGAAATGCAGCCATTACCACCGATCCAGATAAGATAGAGCAAATCAAGAGGTTAGGAAATACTGCGTCACATAGCAAACATGACTCAAAAAGTGGAGTTTATAATGAGCTAGGGATTTTAATCGGAAAAATAAAGCCATTAAAAGGGCAATTAAAATCCACTGAGAGGCAAGACATGCATGAAGAGATGAATCATAATCGAGATGATCTATACGAATAG
- a CDS encoding site-specific integrase, which produces MEEYPHLPEYADSYIVYLQKKDRTKSTIKRYYYDLLDFFAWVRVMKDNDDIHTVQQLDAPTLNEYFLFLSEQREYRTATTKRVFTVIKSLFYFLHANRKIAYNPFSELEQTLKEDTQFKDEDFISDEEYRILFQTLSSYEGLTEKQQKYRHLLIKRNEAILSLLYRYGITLQEITNIESKHVHFTQHELTVINKKETRLISLDDETHQLLYQYKEDIPESIRPRNYSSDRFFIAFDYQRGTYRFDYGKYEPKQLTVIAIQKMLRQEIRRSGLREGISSQHLRRTAILNLLKEGKSEENVRLWFGLKSNLTLNRYESYLEATKMRMDKQK; this is translated from the coding sequence ATGGAAGAATATCCACACTTACCCGAATATGCCGATTCATATATTGTTTACTTGCAGAAGAAAGATCGAACAAAGAGCACGATCAAAAGATATTATTATGATCTTTTAGATTTTTTTGCGTGGGTTAGAGTGATGAAGGATAATGATGATATACATACTGTACAACAATTAGATGCTCCAACATTAAATGAATATTTTCTTTTTCTTTCCGAACAACGAGAATATCGAACCGCTACTACAAAAAGAGTTTTTACAGTTATAAAAAGCCTCTTTTACTTTCTGCACGCCAATAGGAAGATTGCATATAACCCTTTTTCTGAACTGGAACAAACCCTTAAAGAAGATACTCAATTTAAAGATGAGGATTTTATTTCAGATGAGGAATATAGAATACTTTTTCAAACATTATCTTCCTACGAGGGGTTGACGGAGAAACAGCAAAAATATAGACACCTCTTGATCAAACGAAACGAAGCAATCCTTTCACTTCTCTACCGCTATGGCATCACACTGCAAGAAATCACAAATATAGAAAGTAAACATGTTCATTTTACACAACATGAATTAACTGTGATCAACAAAAAGGAAACAAGACTGATCTCACTTGACGATGAGACACACCAACTGTTATATCAATACAAAGAAGATATACCAGAAAGCATAAGGCCGAGAAATTATTCTTCAGATCGTTTTTTTATCGCTTTTGATTATCAAAGAGGAACGTATCGGTTTGATTATGGAAAGTATGAGCCAAAACAGTTAACGGTTATTGCTATTCAGAAGATGCTGAGACAAGAGATTCGTCGCTCTGGCCTAAGAGAAGGAATAAGCTCCCAACACTTAAGAAGAACAGCTATCTTAAATCTTTTAAAAGAAGGAAAATCTGAGGAAAATGTACGTTTATGGTTTGGACTAAAATCTAATCTTACTCTAAACCGATATGAATCCTATCTAGAAGCAACTAAAATGAGGATGGATAAACAAAAATAG
- the hfq gene encoding RNA chaperone Hfq — translation MKQSINLQDHYLNQLRRESIYVTVYLLNGFQLKGLVKGFDNFTVVLEAEGKQHLIYKHAISTFTPHRNVDLSSANTNE, via the coding sequence ATGAAGCAATCAATCAATTTACAGGATCATTACTTAAACCAGTTACGTCGCGAAAGCATTTATGTGACCGTATATTTGCTGAATGGTTTTCAGCTTAAAGGTTTAGTGAAGGGGTTTGACAACTTTACGGTTGTACTAGAGGCAGAAGGAAAACAGCACCTTATATACAAGCATGCCATTTCAACGTTTACCCCGCACCGAAATGTCGATTTGTCTTCTGCAAATACAAATGAATAA
- the miaA gene encoding tRNA (adenosine(37)-N6)-dimethylallyltransferase MiaA yields MKEKLVVIVGPTAVGKTKTSIELAKAIDGEIISGDSMQIYRGLDIGTAKITEEEKEGIPHYLIDIKDPTESFSVAEFQKLARERLSEINQRGKVPIIVGGTGLYVRAVTHHYEFSEASRNNQLREKLQRKSEIEGSDALHAELLKVDPQRAEEIHPNNVQRVIRALEIYYSTGNAPSLEQGKNGSNEESLYQLALIGLTMERELLYKRINERVDLMVQHGVLDEARMLFEQDITNSLAAKAIGYKEFFPYLSGESTLEEAITLLKRDSRRYAKRQYTWFRNQMDVEWFNMDKDPFHKKFQEIQYFVEGKLEISENV; encoded by the coding sequence ATGAAGGAAAAATTAGTAGTGATCGTAGGCCCAACGGCTGTTGGAAAAACAAAAACCAGTATAGAACTAGCTAAAGCGATCGATGGTGAGATCATAAGCGGCGATTCTATGCAGATCTATAGAGGTCTCGACATCGGAACAGCCAAGATTACAGAGGAAGAAAAAGAAGGTATTCCTCATTATTTAATCGATATTAAAGATCCAACCGAATCGTTTTCAGTTGCTGAGTTTCAGAAGCTGGCAAGGGAACGATTATCAGAGATAAATCAAAGAGGTAAGGTTCCAATTATTGTAGGTGGAACGGGGTTGTACGTTAGAGCTGTCACTCATCACTATGAATTCTCTGAAGCAAGCCGAAATAACCAGCTGCGAGAAAAGCTTCAACGAAAATCTGAGATCGAAGGTTCCGATGCCCTGCATGCAGAATTGCTAAAAGTGGATCCACAGCGTGCTGAAGAGATTCATCCAAACAATGTACAGCGAGTGATCAGAGCTCTGGAAATCTACTATTCTACAGGGAATGCCCCCTCACTTGAACAAGGAAAGAATGGAAGCAATGAGGAGTCTCTGTATCAATTAGCTTTAATTGGGTTGACGATGGAACGTGAGCTCTTATACAAACGTATAAACGAAAGAGTGGACCTTATGGTTCAACATGGAGTACTTGATGAAGCGAGAATGCTCTTTGAACAGGACATAACGAACAGTTTGGCCGCCAAAGCGATAGGCTACAAAGAGTTTTTTCCATATCTTTCAGGGGAAAGTACTTTAGAAGAAGCGATCACTTTGTTAAAAAGAGATTCCAGAAGATATGCAAAAAGACAATACACATGGTTTCGCAATCAGATGGATGTAGAATGGTTTAATATGGACAAAGATCCCTTTCACAAAAAATTTCAAGAAATTCAGTACTTTGTTGAAGGGAAATTAGAAATTTCCGAGAATGTATAA
- the mutL gene encoding DNA mismatch repair endonuclease MutL, which produces MGKIVQLDEHLSNKIAAGEVVERPASVVKELVENSIDANATRIEIEVEEGGLSLIRVLDNGDGIEPEDCVLAFNRHATSKIKSEQDLIHIRTMGFRGEALPSISSVSQVELKSSTGEGPGAYLFIENGKIVKKQQTNSRKGTDLTVRNLFYNTPARLKHVKTIQTELGTISDLVNRLALANPDVSFRLKHNGKELLQTSGNGNLLQIIASVYGIQTAKNMISVSFSSLDYEVTGYIAKPEINRASRQYMSFFMNARYIKNFALSKAVQNAYHTFLPIGRFPIAILSVKMDPTIIDVNVHPSKHEARLSKEVELVQLVETELRKVIRNQQLIPDVQFKKKEQKQNDREEQPSFSFDYQRKKEDVKPVVETDLTTAQRDNRFSLISDEADQSLIRETPTASEEVEIDESAVDLLPYPETNETPVPKENDPLTDEPVDKLPVMYPIGQMHGTYILAQNENGLYLIDQHAAQERIKYEYFRKKVGQVDREVQLLAVPYTFEFTASESAFLESHIEILSEVGLFLETFGQNTFIVREHPQWFPKGYEREIMMDIIQQVLDHRRIDIEKLREEAAIMMSCKGSIKANHHLRNDEIFALLETLRTSEDPYTCPHGRPITIHLSTYELEKMFKRVM; this is translated from the coding sequence ATGGGCAAAATTGTACAGCTGGATGAACATCTTTCCAATAAGATCGCTGCTGGTGAAGTTGTAGAACGCCCAGCCTCTGTTGTAAAGGAACTTGTTGAGAATTCAATCGATGCGAACGCGACAAGAATTGAGATCGAAGTTGAAGAAGGTGGGTTATCACTCATTCGTGTTCTAGATAATGGGGACGGAATCGAGCCGGAGGATTGTGTTCTTGCTTTTAACCGCCATGCGACGAGTAAGATTAAAAGTGAACAAGATTTAATTCATATTCGTACCATGGGGTTTAGAGGAGAAGCATTACCGAGTATCTCTTCTGTTTCTCAAGTAGAGCTTAAATCATCAACGGGCGAGGGACCAGGTGCTTATCTATTTATTGAGAACGGTAAAATTGTAAAAAAGCAACAGACAAATAGCAGAAAAGGCACAGATCTGACTGTCCGGAACTTATTCTATAACACACCAGCCAGATTGAAGCATGTGAAGACCATTCAGACAGAATTAGGTACGATCAGCGACCTAGTGAACAGGCTTGCTCTTGCTAACCCAGATGTTTCTTTTCGTTTAAAGCATAACGGAAAAGAGCTTTTGCAAACTTCTGGCAACGGGAACTTGCTGCAGATCATTGCATCTGTTTATGGGATACAAACTGCCAAAAATATGATCTCAGTCTCTTTTTCTTCATTAGATTATGAAGTAACAGGTTACATAGCGAAACCTGAAATTAACCGAGCGTCTCGTCAGTATATGTCCTTCTTTATGAACGCTAGATATATTAAGAACTTTGCACTTTCAAAAGCTGTACAAAATGCTTATCATACATTCCTGCCGATCGGACGTTTTCCGATTGCTATTTTGTCCGTTAAGATGGATCCGACAATTATTGATGTCAACGTACATCCATCAAAACATGAAGCAAGGTTGAGTAAAGAAGTGGAACTGGTTCAGCTCGTTGAAACCGAGCTAAGAAAAGTAATCAGAAATCAGCAGTTGATCCCTGATGTTCAGTTTAAGAAAAAAGAACAAAAACAGAATGATCGAGAAGAACAGCCTTCATTTTCCTTCGATTATCAAAGAAAAAAGGAAGACGTCAAACCTGTTGTTGAAACTGATTTAACAACCGCACAAAGGGATAACCGTTTCAGTTTGATTTCTGATGAGGCTGATCAGTCTCTGATAAGGGAGACTCCAACGGCTTCAGAGGAAGTTGAAATAGATGAGTCTGCGGTAGATTTACTCCCGTATCCCGAAACGAATGAAACACCAGTCCCGAAAGAGAATGATCCTCTTACGGATGAACCTGTTGATAAACTACCCGTTATGTATCCGATCGGACAGATGCACGGAACGTATATCCTTGCTCAAAATGAGAACGGATTGTACCTGATAGATCAGCATGCTGCTCAAGAACGCATTAAATATGAGTATTTCAGAAAAAAAGTAGGGCAAGTGGACCGAGAAGTTCAGCTTTTAGCAGTGCCCTATACGTTTGAGTTCACTGCTAGTGAGTCTGCTTTCTTAGAGAGTCACATAGAGATTCTTAGTGAAGTGGGTCTGTTTTTAGAAACGTTTGGACAGAATACTTTTATCGTAAGAGAGCACCCACAATGGTTTCCAAAAGGGTATGAAAGAGAAATCATGATGGATATCATCCAGCAGGTACTCGATCATAGAAGGATCGATATTGAAAAATTAAGAGAAGAAGCAGCGATCATGATGTCGTGTAAAGGGTCGATAAAAGCTAACCATCATTTAAGGAACGATGAGATTTTTGCTTTGTTAGAAACTTTGCGAACATCAGAAGATCCATACACATGTCCACACGGAAGACCGATAACGATTCATCTATCAACATATGAACTTGAGAAGATGTTCAAAAGAGTGATGTAG
- the mutS gene encoding DNA mismatch repair protein MutS, translating to MAQYTPMIQQYLSIKAAHQDAFLFFRLGDFYEMFFEDAVRASQILEITLTSRDGGSQDRIPMCGIPYHSSAGYIKTLVENGHRVAICEQVEDPKLSVGVVKREVIQIITPGTVIDDHLLQDRENNFLVSIEKENDSYGYVLCDLSTGELKGYTYDGNQLSFIQLLLSHGVKEIVGNKELYDAWTNTVTQTGQASVSIQEESSVDSQFSQLVQTISDPILLRASGRLFNYLTHTQKRSFHHMKAVEFQQNDKRMKLDAFSKRNLELTESIRAKGKKGSLLWLLDATMTAMGARKLKQWVEEPLFVKETIEKRLQLVENLIGEFFTREEIKEQLKSVYDMERLIAKISYGNASPRDLVQLKRSLFSVPVLKEKIRSIEGKYAHELHAKMNEHKTLADYLDSAIHDDAPIHIKEGGLIKAGYNEQLDQYKDASSNGKAWIASLEQQEKAASGIKSLKIGFNKIFGYYIEVTKSNLSQVPDRYERKQTLANAERYVTPELKEKERIILEAEEKISGLEYTLFLEVREYVKQFIPGLQELASAISELDVMQSFAAISEQYRYVKPTVSEDGIVNIRNGRHPVVEKVMDAQEYVPNDIILNNDRNMLLITGPNMAGKSTYMRQLALTAVMMQIGCFVPAESAELPMFDQIFTRIGAADDLVGGQSTFMVEMLETNFALTSATENSLILLDEIGRGTSTYDGMALAQSIIEFIHEEIAAKTLFSTHYHELTVLEQSLHSLKNVFVSAVEENGSLVFLHKVIDGQADKSFGIQVAELAELPEPVISRAKTILQTYENQEKREALPIQEVSATQEEDLQESQLSLFVEKEKISNRRDPKEQELIKELRSLNVLEMTPLDAMNALYKLQKKVR from the coding sequence ATGGCTCAATATACTCCAATGATACAACAATATTTATCAATCAAGGCAGCTCATCAGGATGCCTTTTTATTTTTCCGTCTAGGAGATTTTTATGAAATGTTTTTTGAAGATGCTGTTCGAGCATCTCAAATCCTTGAAATTACACTAACTAGCAGAGATGGCGGTTCTCAAGATCGAATTCCGATGTGTGGGATACCTTATCATTCGTCAGCAGGTTATATCAAAACATTAGTTGAGAACGGACATAGAGTAGCGATCTGTGAACAAGTAGAAGATCCTAAACTATCTGTTGGGGTAGTGAAACGTGAAGTCATCCAGATTATTACGCCAGGAACGGTTATTGATGACCATCTTCTTCAAGATAGAGAGAACAATTTCCTTGTATCAATAGAAAAAGAGAATGATTCTTATGGATACGTTCTTTGTGATCTTTCAACAGGTGAGTTAAAGGGATATACATATGACGGAAATCAGTTATCGTTCATTCAATTACTTTTAAGTCACGGAGTTAAAGAGATTGTTGGAAACAAAGAATTGTATGATGCTTGGACGAACACAGTTACACAGACAGGACAAGCTTCCGTTTCTATCCAGGAAGAGAGTTCAGTGGATAGTCAGTTTAGTCAGCTTGTTCAGACGATCTCTGACCCCATCTTATTACGTGCTTCAGGACGGTTGTTCAACTATCTAACTCATACACAAAAGCGATCTTTTCATCATATGAAAGCTGTGGAATTTCAGCAGAACGATAAAAGAATGAAGCTCGATGCGTTTTCAAAACGCAACTTAGAATTAACAGAATCCATTCGAGCAAAAGGAAAAAAAGGTTCACTATTATGGCTGTTAGATGCCACGATGACAGCAATGGGTGCTAGAAAACTTAAACAATGGGTTGAAGAGCCTTTGTTTGTGAAAGAAACGATCGAGAAGCGGCTTCAGCTCGTCGAAAACTTAATCGGGGAATTCTTTACTCGCGAAGAGATTAAGGAGCAATTGAAGTCTGTTTATGATATGGAACGGTTGATAGCTAAAATATCCTATGGAAACGCTAGTCCAAGAGATCTTGTACAATTGAAAAGGTCTTTGTTCAGTGTTCCGGTCCTAAAAGAAAAGATCAGGAGTATTGAAGGGAAATATGCGCATGAACTTCATGCGAAGATGAATGAACATAAAACCCTCGCAGACTATTTAGATTCTGCAATTCATGATGATGCACCAATCCATATCAAAGAAGGCGGACTCATTAAAGCAGGTTACAATGAACAACTTGATCAATATAAAGATGCGAGCAGCAACGGTAAAGCCTGGATTGCTTCTCTTGAGCAACAAGAAAAAGCAGCTTCAGGTATTAAGTCTCTAAAAATCGGTTTTAACAAAATCTTTGGTTATTATATCGAGGTTACAAAATCTAATCTTTCACAAGTACCAGATCGTTATGAAAGAAAACAGACACTTGCGAATGCTGAAAGATATGTTACTCCAGAACTGAAAGAGAAAGAAAGAATCATCTTAGAAGCGGAAGAGAAAATTTCAGGACTGGAATATACACTTTTCTTGGAAGTCAGAGAGTATGTAAAGCAATTTATCCCAGGATTGCAAGAACTTGCGTCAGCCATTTCTGAACTTGATGTTATGCAGTCTTTTGCTGCGATTAGTGAGCAATATCGCTATGTAAAACCGACCGTTTCAGAGGATGGAATTGTAAATATTAGAAACGGCAGACATCCTGTTGTTGAGAAAGTAATGGATGCTCAAGAGTATGTACCTAACGATATTATTTTAAATAATGATAGAAATATGCTTCTTATTACTGGACCAAACATGGCTGGTAAGAGTACGTATATGCGTCAGTTAGCACTTACAGCTGTTATGATGCAAATTGGATGTTTTGTTCCAGCAGAGAGTGCTGAACTTCCTATGTTCGATCAGATCTTCACGCGTATTGGAGCGGCTGACGATCTAGTCGGTGGACAGAGTACGTTCATGGTCGAGATGCTTGAGACGAACTTTGCTCTAACAAGTGCTACAGAAAACAGTTTGATTCTATTAGATGAGATCGGCAGAGGAACTTCGACGTATGATGGGATGGCATTAGCGCAATCTATCATTGAATTTATTCATGAAGAAATAGCTGCAAAAACACTATTCTCTACTCATTACCACGAACTAACCGTATTAGAGCAGTCTCTTCACTCTCTCAAAAATGTGTTTGTAAGTGCAGTTGAAGAGAATGGCAGTCTTGTATTTCTGCATAAAGTCATTGATGGACAAGCAGATAAGAGTTTTGGTATTCAAGTAGCAGAGCTCGCTGAACTACCCGAACCGGTGATCTCTAGAGCAAAAACCATTTTACAAACCTATGAAAATCAAGAAAAAAGAGAGGCGCTCCCCATTCAGGAGGTGTCAGCTACTCAAGAAGAAGATCTTCAAGAAAGTCAGCTAAGTCTTTTTGTTGAAAAAGAGAAGATTTCGAATAGAAGAGACCCTAAAGAGCAAGAGTTGATCAAAGAGTTAAGAAGTTTAAACGTATTAGAGATGACCCCTTTGGATGCGATGAACGCGCTATATAAGCTGCAGAAAAAAGTAAGATAA
- a CDS encoding outer spore coat protein CotE, with translation MSRRVEQELTYREIITKAVCGKGRKFSQATHTIAPSHRPSSILGCWIINHAYKPKRNGEAVDVEGSYDINVWYSYNDNTRTEVVTETIHFVDKVDLSVRDKNALGNQYEVTCRALQEPNTLEATISPNGNKVIVQVEREFVCEIIGETKVCVYVNPDGFDDEQTRDWEYDVEDENFEDLDPNFLIGDLEE, from the coding sequence ATGTCAAGACGCGTAGAACAAGAGTTGACTTACAGAGAAATCATCACAAAAGCGGTCTGCGGCAAAGGGAGAAAATTTTCTCAGGCAACGCATACCATTGCACCGAGTCATCGTCCGAGCAGCATTTTAGGATGCTGGATCATCAACCATGCATATAAACCGAAGCGGAATGGTGAAGCTGTAGATGTAGAAGGAAGCTATGATATCAACGTGTGGTATTCATACAATGATAATACTCGTACGGAAGTCGTAACAGAGACCATTCATTTTGTAGACAAAGTGGATCTCAGTGTAAGAGATAAGAATGCGTTAGGCAATCAATATGAAGTTACGTGCCGTGCACTTCAAGAACCCAATACGTTAGAAGCGACGATCTCTCCGAACGGAAATAAAGTGATCGTTCAAGTAGAAAGAGAGTTCGTTTGTGAAATTATCGGAGAAACAAAAGTTTGTGTATATGTGAATCCGGACGGTTTTGATGATGAACAAACAAGAGATTGGGAATATGATGTAGAAGATGAGAATTTTGAAGACCTGGATCCGAACTTTTTAATAGGGGATTTGGAAGAATAA